DNA from Candidatus Cloacimonas acidaminovorans str. Evry:
AAAAGTGCTGCCTTAAATTCCTTTTTCCGCTATTGTAAAAGAAGCGGTTTTATTCAGAATAACCCTATGGAAAAAATTAAGCGTCCCAAATATGAAGTTCCTCTTCCCAAATGTTTTACCGAAGAAGAAGTGCGCACTTTGCTTTCTATTCCGGATACCGATAGTCCCTTCGGAATAAGGAATAAGGCAATTTTGGAGACCTTATATTCTTCCGGATTACGTATTTCCGAACTGGCAGGAATCCGTTTGCAGGATATTGATTTGAAAAGAGGATTAGTAAGGGTTACAGGAAAAGGCAATAAACAGCGTATTGTGCCCCTTGGTTCTTATGCTATTGAAGCAATAAATAACTATTTAAAGGTGCGTCCCCAATTTATGCGAGAAAATAGTCCCGATTTGCTCTTTTTAACTAAAAGCGGTAAAGCATTTGACACAAAACAGCTGGATATTATTCTAAAACGCTATTTTGAACTCGTTGCCAAAGCTAAGGGCTATTCTCCTCATTCTTTAAGACACAGTTTTGCTACCCATTTGCTTTCCAGAGGAGCAGATTTAAGAGCCATCCAGGAACTTTTAGGACACTCTCTGCTCTCTACTACAGAGACCTATACCCACATTTCCCTGGAAGATATTAAGGAAGCATATAAAAAGGGCCATCCCCGAAGCAAGGAATGAACCCGATTAAAAAATCCATAATTCTATCCCTTATGCTTCCCATATCATTCCCATATCGTTCCCATATCGCAATATGGGAATCAATTGGGATGGTTAAATGCGATATAGGGTTGAAAACAAGGAGAAAAAGCAGATTTTTCTTGAAGATTTAAGTTAGAAATTATAGCACGCAACTGACTGGAGCCATTGGAGCTACCGGATTAAATTCAGGCGTAATTAACGGTCTAATAAATAATCTTATTATTATCTTCTCGGTGCTCTCCGTGTTTT
Protein-coding regions in this window:
- the xerA gene encoding site-specific tyrosine recombinase/integron integrase, with translation MEKYIADFCNYLALEGKSPRTITAYKLDLEQFHSFIQRYFENGEVDIKGITVLNIRDFFRFLNEKPDCNRSLARKSAALNSFFRYCKRSGFIQNNPMEKIKRPKYEVPLPKCFTEEEVRTLLSIPDTDSPFGIRNKAILETLYSSGLRISELAGIRLQDIDLKRGLVRVTGKGNKQRIVPLGSYAIEAINNYLKVRPQFMRENSPDLLFLTKSGKAFDTKQLDIILKRYFELVAKAKGYSPHSLRHSFATHLLSRGADLRAIQELLGHSLLSTTETYTHISLEDIKEAYKKGHPRSKE